One genomic segment of Strix aluco isolate bStrAlu1 chromosome 9, bStrAlu1.hap1, whole genome shotgun sequence includes these proteins:
- the DGKD gene encoding diacylglycerol kinase delta isoform X2, producing MAAAGAAQPQAGAGAAASAAAEESSDSEPEQEPGSPQKLIRKVSTSGQIRQKTIIKEGMLMKQTSSFQRWKRRYFKLRGRTLYYAKTAKSIIFDEVDLTDASVAESSTKNVNNSFTIITPCRKLILCADNRKEMEDWIAALKTVQNREHFESTQYSMDHFSGMHNWYACSHARPTYCNVCREALSGVTSHGLSCEVCKFKAHKRCAVRATNNCKWTTLASIGKDIIEDEDGISMPHQWLEGNLPVSAKCTVCDKTCGSVLRLQDWRCLWCKAMVHTACKELLPNKCPLGLCKVSVIPPTALNSIDSDGFWKATCPPSCTSPLLVFVNSKSGDNQGVKFLRRFKQLLNPAQVFDLMNGGPHLGLRLFQKFDTFRILVCGGDGSVGWVLSEIDSLNLHKQCQLGVLPLGTGNDLARVLGWGSACDDDTQLPQILEKLERASTKMLDRWSIMVYETKLPRQASTSTVTEDFSEDSEVQKILFYEDSVAAHLSKILTSDQHSVVISSAKVLCETVKDFVARVGKAYEKATESSEESEVMARKCSVLKEKLDSLLKTLNDESQASSSLPNPPPTIAEETEDGDGSGSACDSSSDRSVGSSCTARPQIFRPREQLMLRANSLKKAIRQIIEHAEKAVDEQNAQTQEQEGFLLSLSASEEGKELRNEDKISLQSSHSSSYGVSKGRSQRKASKSPCERLINKGSLSLGSSASLPPQTGNRDNLPMLNTKILYPNIRAGMSGSLPGSSVISRLLIHADPFNSEPENLECYTEKCVMNNYFGIGLDAKISLDFNNKRDEHPEKCRSRTKNMMWYGVLGTKELLHRTYKNLEQKVLLECDGRPIPLPSLQGIAVLNIPSYAGGTNFWGGTKEDDTFTAPSFDDKILEVVAVFGSMQMAVSRVINLQHHRIAQCRTVKIAILGEEGVPVQVDGEAWIQPPGYIWIVHKNRAQTLTRDRAFESTLKSWEDKQKCELSRPSSFSLQPEIMSEEESTQINQFGQAAGALIHSIREIAQSYQDMEQELAHAVNASSKSMDKVYAKSKSTEGLNCSLVVEMVNNVKALHNETELLLAGKMALQLDPPQKEQLQAALADMDLQLRKLADIPWLWQLMEPCDEENQMLDYSKRSRSGKFRLVTKFKKEKNNKNKETHSSMGLPGPGCDQSGSHEEDTARDQGAEPEYSCQRGLASVFTACVYHSP from the exons ATTATCACTCCATGTCGGAAGCTCATCCTTTGTGCTGATAACAGAAAAGAGATGGAAGATTGGATCGCAGCACTGAAGACTGTACAAAACCGTGAACATTTTGAG TCTACCCAGTACAGCATGGACCATTTCTCAGGGATGCATAACTGGTACGCCTGCTCACATGCTCGGCCAACATACTGCAACGTGTGTCGGGAGGCATTATCTGGAGTCACATCACATGGGCTCTCATGTGAAG tGTGCAAGTTTAAAGCCCACAAGCGGTGTGCTGTGCGGGCAACCAATAATTGCAAGTGGACAACTCTGGCCTCTATCGGGAAGGATATCATTGAGGATGAAGATGGG ATCTCAATGCCACATCAGTGGTTGGAAGGAAACCTGCCCGTGAGTGCCAAATGCACTGTGTGTGATAAAACCTGTGGCAGTGTTCTGCGTTTGCAAGACTGGCGCTGCCTTTGGTGCAAAGCTATG GTACACACAGCATGTAAAGAGTTGTTGCCAAACAAGTGTCCTCTCGGGCTGTGCAAAGTATCTGTCATTCCTCCTACTGCTCTTAACAGCATTGATTCAGATG GTTTCTGGAAAGCTACTTGTCCCCCTTCTTGCACAAGCCCTTTGTTGGTCTTTGTCAACTCAAAAAGTGGAGACAACCAAGGTGTAAAATTTCTACGAAGATTCAAACAGCTACTGAATCCAGCCCAGGTCTTTGACCTCATGAATGGAGGACCTCACCTTGG TTTACGCTTATTCCAGAAATTTGACACTTTCCGGATTCTAGTTTGTGGTGGGGACGGAAGTGTTGGCTGGGTTCTCTCCGAAATTGATAGCCTCAATCTTCACAAGCAG TGCCAGCTGGGAGTGCTGCCCTTGGGAACAGGGAATGACCTTGCCCGTGTGTTAGGCTGGGGGTCTGCTTGTGATGATGATACCCAGCTCCCGCAGATCCTGGAGAAGCTGGAGAGGGCCAGTACCAAAATGCTGGACAG GTGGAGCATCATGGTGTATGAAACCAAACTCCCTCGCCAGGCCTCCACTTCCACAGTCACTGAAGATTTCAGTGAGGATTCTGAG GTGCAGAAGATTCTCTTCTATGAAGACTCTGTGGCTGCTCATTTGTCCAAAATTTTGACTTCTGACCAACACTCAGTGGTCATCTCCTCAGCCAA GGTGCTTTGTGAGACAGTGAAGGATTTTGTGGCTCGAGTAGGGAAAGCCTATGAGAAGGCAACAGAGAGCTCAGAGGAATCGGAGGTCATGGCCAGGAAG TGCTCTGTCCTGAAGGAGAAGCTGGACTCGTTGCTGAAGACACTGAATGATGAATCTCAAGCATCTTCATCTCTGCCAAACCCTCCTCCCACCATTGCAGAGGAAACCGAAGATGGTGATGGGTCAGGCAGTGCTTGTGATTCTTCTAGCGACCGGTCGGTGGGCTCATCATGTACTGCGCGGCCCCAGATATTTCGTCCCCGAGAACAGCTCATGCTGAGAGCCAATAGCTTGAAAAAAGCCATTCGTCAGATAATAGAACATGCAGAAAAAG CTGTAGATGAGCAGAATGCCCAGACACAGGAACAAGAGGGTTTTCTCCTTAGTCTCTCAGCCTCTGaagaggggaaggagctgaggaacGAGGATAAAATCTCACTGCAGTCATCACACAGCAGCAGCTATGGAGTGTCCAAAGGGAGAAGCCAGCGGAAAG CATCCAAGTCTCCTTGCGAAAGACTAATAAACAAAGGAAGTTTGTCACTGGGCAGCTCTGCATCTCTTCCTCCCCAGACAGGAAACCGGGACAACTTGCCAATGCTGAACACAAAAATCCTCTACCCAA ATATCCGTGCTGGCATGTCTGGTTCTTTGCCTGGGAGCTCCGTCATCAGCCGATTGCTTATCCATGCTGATCCCTTTAACTCTGAGCCTGAAAATCT TGAATGTTACACAGAGAAGTGCGTCATGAATAATTACTTTGGAATTGGACTAGATGCAAAGATTTCTTTGGACTTCAACAACAAACGTGATGAGCACCCAGAGAAATGCAG AAGTCGTACTAAAAACATGATGTGGTATGGAGTATTGGGGACCAAGGAGCTGCTACACAGAACATATAAAAACCTGGAGCAGAAAGTCTTGCTGGAG TGTGATGGGAGGCCAATCCCTTTGCCCAGTCTCCAGGGAATTGCTGTACTCAACATTCCCAGCTACGCCGGAGGCACCAACTTCTGGGGGGGAACCAAGGAAGATGAT ACATTTACAGCCCCCTCCTTTGATGACAAGATTTTGGAGGTGGTAGCAGTGTTTGGTAGCATGCAGATGGCAGTGTCACGAGTGATAAACCTGCAGCATCACCGGATTGCACAG TGTCGGACAGTGAAGATAGCAATCCTTGGAGAAGAGGGAGTTCCTGTGCAAGTGGATGGAGAAGCCTGGATCCAGCCTCCAGGTTACATTTGGATTGTTCATAAGAACAGAGCACAGACCCTCACCCGAGACCGG GCATTTGAGAGCACCCTGAAGTCCTGGGAGGACAAACAGAAGTGTGAGTTGTCCCGaccctcttctttctctctgcaacCAGAGATCATGTCTGAAGAAGAATCCACCCAGATCAACCAGTTTGGTCAAGCTGCAGGTGCTCTGATCCACAG CATTCGGGAAATAGCCCAATCCTATCAGGACATGGAACAGGAGCTTGCCCATGCTGTCAATGCCAGCTCCAAGTCTATGGACAAAGTCTACGCTAAATCCAAGTCTACAGAG GGACTGAACTGCAGCCTTGTTGTAGAGATGGTGAATAATGTCAAAGCCCTGCATAAtgagacagagctgctgctggcggGCAAGATGGCGCTG CAATTAGATCCTCCACAGAAGGAGCAGCTCCAAGCAGCCCTGGCAGACATGGACCTCCAGCTGAGGAAGCTGGCAGACATCCCTTGGCTGTGGCAGCTTATGGAGCCCTGCGACGAGGAG AACCAAATGCTGGATTATTCTAAACGCAGCCGCAGTGGCAAATTCCGGCTGGTGACCAAGTTTAAAAAggagaagaacaacaaaaataaggaGACTCATAGTAGTATGGGATTGCCGG gaCCTGGGTGTGACCAAAGTGGGTCACATGAAGAGGATACTGCACGGGATCAAGGAGCTGAGCCGGAGTACTCCTGCCAGCGAGGTTTAGCCTCAGTTTTCACAGCCTGTGTCTACCATTCCCCCTAA
- the DGKD gene encoding diacylglycerol kinase delta isoform X1 has translation MAAAGAAQPQAGAGAAASAAAEESSDSEPEQEPGSPQKLIRKVSTSGQIRQKTIIKEGMLMKQTSSFQRWKRRYFKLRGRTLYYAKTAKSIIFDEVDLTDASVAESSTKNVNNSFTIITPCRKLILCADNRKEMEDWIAALKTVQNREHFESTQYSMDHFSGMHNWYACSHARPTYCNVCREALSGVTSHGLSCEVCKFKAHKRCAVRATNNCKWTTLASIGKDIIEDEDGISMPHQWLEGNLPVSAKCTVCDKTCGSVLRLQDWRCLWCKAMVHTACKELLPNKCPLGLCKVSVIPPTALNSIDSDGFWKATCPPSCTSPLLVFVNSKSGDNQGVKFLRRFKQLLNPAQVFDLMNGGPHLGLRLFQKFDTFRILVCGGDGSVGWVLSEIDSLNLHKQCQLGVLPLGTGNDLARVLGWGSACDDDTQLPQILEKLERASTKMLDRWSIMVYETKLPRQASTSTVTEDFSEDSEVQKILFYEDSVAAHLSKILTSDQHSVVISSAKVLCETVKDFVARVGKAYEKATESSEESEVMARKCSVLKEKLDSLLKTLNDESQASSSLPNPPPTIAEETEDGDGSGSACDSSSDRSVGSSCTARPQIFRPREQLMLRANSLKKAIRQIIEHAEKAVDEQNAQTQEQEGFLLSLSASEEGKELRNEDKISLQSSHSSSYGVSKGRSQRKASKSPCERLINKGSLSLGSSASLPPQTGNRDNLPMLNTKILYPNIRAGMSGSLPGSSVISRLLIHADPFNSEPENLECYTEKCVMNNYFGIGLDAKISLDFNNKRDEHPEKCRSRTKNMMWYGVLGTKELLHRTYKNLEQKVLLECDGRPIPLPSLQGIAVLNIPSYAGGTNFWGGTKEDDTFTAPSFDDKILEVVAVFGSMQMAVSRVINLQHHRIAQCRTVKIAILGEEGVPVQVDGEAWIQPPGYIWIVHKNRAQTLTRDRAFESTLKSWEDKQKCELSRPSSFSLQPEIMSEEESTQINQFGQAAGALIHSIREIAQSYQDMEQELAHAVNASSKSMDKVYAKSKSTEGLNCSLVVEMVNNVKALHNETELLLAGKMALQLDPPQKEQLQAALADMDLQLRKLADIPWLWQLMEPCDEENQMLDYSKRSRSGKFRLVTKFKKEKNNKNKETHSSMGLPVHLWGTEEVAAWLEHLSLCEYKDIFIRHDVRGSELLHLERRDLKDLGVTKVGHMKRILHGIKELSRSTPASEV, from the exons ATTATCACTCCATGTCGGAAGCTCATCCTTTGTGCTGATAACAGAAAAGAGATGGAAGATTGGATCGCAGCACTGAAGACTGTACAAAACCGTGAACATTTTGAG TCTACCCAGTACAGCATGGACCATTTCTCAGGGATGCATAACTGGTACGCCTGCTCACATGCTCGGCCAACATACTGCAACGTGTGTCGGGAGGCATTATCTGGAGTCACATCACATGGGCTCTCATGTGAAG tGTGCAAGTTTAAAGCCCACAAGCGGTGTGCTGTGCGGGCAACCAATAATTGCAAGTGGACAACTCTGGCCTCTATCGGGAAGGATATCATTGAGGATGAAGATGGG ATCTCAATGCCACATCAGTGGTTGGAAGGAAACCTGCCCGTGAGTGCCAAATGCACTGTGTGTGATAAAACCTGTGGCAGTGTTCTGCGTTTGCAAGACTGGCGCTGCCTTTGGTGCAAAGCTATG GTACACACAGCATGTAAAGAGTTGTTGCCAAACAAGTGTCCTCTCGGGCTGTGCAAAGTATCTGTCATTCCTCCTACTGCTCTTAACAGCATTGATTCAGATG GTTTCTGGAAAGCTACTTGTCCCCCTTCTTGCACAAGCCCTTTGTTGGTCTTTGTCAACTCAAAAAGTGGAGACAACCAAGGTGTAAAATTTCTACGAAGATTCAAACAGCTACTGAATCCAGCCCAGGTCTTTGACCTCATGAATGGAGGACCTCACCTTGG TTTACGCTTATTCCAGAAATTTGACACTTTCCGGATTCTAGTTTGTGGTGGGGACGGAAGTGTTGGCTGGGTTCTCTCCGAAATTGATAGCCTCAATCTTCACAAGCAG TGCCAGCTGGGAGTGCTGCCCTTGGGAACAGGGAATGACCTTGCCCGTGTGTTAGGCTGGGGGTCTGCTTGTGATGATGATACCCAGCTCCCGCAGATCCTGGAGAAGCTGGAGAGGGCCAGTACCAAAATGCTGGACAG GTGGAGCATCATGGTGTATGAAACCAAACTCCCTCGCCAGGCCTCCACTTCCACAGTCACTGAAGATTTCAGTGAGGATTCTGAG GTGCAGAAGATTCTCTTCTATGAAGACTCTGTGGCTGCTCATTTGTCCAAAATTTTGACTTCTGACCAACACTCAGTGGTCATCTCCTCAGCCAA GGTGCTTTGTGAGACAGTGAAGGATTTTGTGGCTCGAGTAGGGAAAGCCTATGAGAAGGCAACAGAGAGCTCAGAGGAATCGGAGGTCATGGCCAGGAAG TGCTCTGTCCTGAAGGAGAAGCTGGACTCGTTGCTGAAGACACTGAATGATGAATCTCAAGCATCTTCATCTCTGCCAAACCCTCCTCCCACCATTGCAGAGGAAACCGAAGATGGTGATGGGTCAGGCAGTGCTTGTGATTCTTCTAGCGACCGGTCGGTGGGCTCATCATGTACTGCGCGGCCCCAGATATTTCGTCCCCGAGAACAGCTCATGCTGAGAGCCAATAGCTTGAAAAAAGCCATTCGTCAGATAATAGAACATGCAGAAAAAG CTGTAGATGAGCAGAATGCCCAGACACAGGAACAAGAGGGTTTTCTCCTTAGTCTCTCAGCCTCTGaagaggggaaggagctgaggaacGAGGATAAAATCTCACTGCAGTCATCACACAGCAGCAGCTATGGAGTGTCCAAAGGGAGAAGCCAGCGGAAAG CATCCAAGTCTCCTTGCGAAAGACTAATAAACAAAGGAAGTTTGTCACTGGGCAGCTCTGCATCTCTTCCTCCCCAGACAGGAAACCGGGACAACTTGCCAATGCTGAACACAAAAATCCTCTACCCAA ATATCCGTGCTGGCATGTCTGGTTCTTTGCCTGGGAGCTCCGTCATCAGCCGATTGCTTATCCATGCTGATCCCTTTAACTCTGAGCCTGAAAATCT TGAATGTTACACAGAGAAGTGCGTCATGAATAATTACTTTGGAATTGGACTAGATGCAAAGATTTCTTTGGACTTCAACAACAAACGTGATGAGCACCCAGAGAAATGCAG AAGTCGTACTAAAAACATGATGTGGTATGGAGTATTGGGGACCAAGGAGCTGCTACACAGAACATATAAAAACCTGGAGCAGAAAGTCTTGCTGGAG TGTGATGGGAGGCCAATCCCTTTGCCCAGTCTCCAGGGAATTGCTGTACTCAACATTCCCAGCTACGCCGGAGGCACCAACTTCTGGGGGGGAACCAAGGAAGATGAT ACATTTACAGCCCCCTCCTTTGATGACAAGATTTTGGAGGTGGTAGCAGTGTTTGGTAGCATGCAGATGGCAGTGTCACGAGTGATAAACCTGCAGCATCACCGGATTGCACAG TGTCGGACAGTGAAGATAGCAATCCTTGGAGAAGAGGGAGTTCCTGTGCAAGTGGATGGAGAAGCCTGGATCCAGCCTCCAGGTTACATTTGGATTGTTCATAAGAACAGAGCACAGACCCTCACCCGAGACCGG GCATTTGAGAGCACCCTGAAGTCCTGGGAGGACAAACAGAAGTGTGAGTTGTCCCGaccctcttctttctctctgcaacCAGAGATCATGTCTGAAGAAGAATCCACCCAGATCAACCAGTTTGGTCAAGCTGCAGGTGCTCTGATCCACAG CATTCGGGAAATAGCCCAATCCTATCAGGACATGGAACAGGAGCTTGCCCATGCTGTCAATGCCAGCTCCAAGTCTATGGACAAAGTCTACGCTAAATCCAAGTCTACAGAG GGACTGAACTGCAGCCTTGTTGTAGAGATGGTGAATAATGTCAAAGCCCTGCATAAtgagacagagctgctgctggcggGCAAGATGGCGCTG CAATTAGATCCTCCACAGAAGGAGCAGCTCCAAGCAGCCCTGGCAGACATGGACCTCCAGCTGAGGAAGCTGGCAGACATCCCTTGGCTGTGGCAGCTTATGGAGCCCTGCGACGAGGAG AACCAAATGCTGGATTATTCTAAACGCAGCCGCAGTGGCAAATTCCGGCTGGTGACCAAGTTTAAAAAggagaagaacaacaaaaataaggaGACTCATAGTAGTATGGGATTGCCGG TTCACCTCTGGGGAACGGAGGAGGTTGCGGCCTGGCTTGAGCATCTCAGTCTTTGTGAGTATAAGGATATCTTCATCCGGCATGACGTCCGGGGCTCTGAGCTCCTGCACCTCGAACGGAGGGACCTCAAG gaCCTGGGTGTGACCAAAGTGGGTCACATGAAGAGGATACTGCACGGGATCAAGGAGCTGAGCCGGAGTACTCCTGCCAGCGAGGTTTAG
- the DGKD gene encoding diacylglycerol kinase delta isoform X3 yields the protein MAAAGAAQPQAGAGAAASAAAEESSDSEPEQEPGSPQKLIRKVSTSGQIRQKTIIKEGMLMKQTSSFQRWKRRYFKLRGRTLYYAKTAKSIIFDEVDLTDASVAESSTKNVNNSFTIITPCRKLILCADNRKEMEDWIAALKTVQNREHFESTQYSMDHFSGMHNWYACSHARPTYCNVCREALSGVTSHGLSCEVCKFKAHKRCAVRATNNCKWTTLASIGKDIIEDEDGISMPHQWLEGNLPVSAKCTVCDKTCGSVLRLQDWRCLWCKAMVHTACKELLPNKCPLGLCKVSVIPPTALNSIDSDGFWKATCPPSCTSPLLVFVNSKSGDNQGVKFLRRFKQLLNPAQVFDLMNGGPHLGLRLFQKFDTFRILVCGGDGSVGWVLSEIDSLNLHKQCQLGVLPLGTGNDLARVLGWGSACDDDTQLPQILEKLERASTKMLDRWSIMVYETKLPRQASTSTVTEDFSEDSEVQKILFYEDSVAAHLSKILTSDQHSVVISSAKVLCETVKDFVARVGKAYEKATESSEESEVMARKCSVLKEKLDSLLKTLNDESQASSSLPNPPPTIAEETEDGDGSGSACDSSSDRSVGSSCTARPQIFRPREQLMLRANSLKKAIRQIIEHAEKAVDEQNAQTQEQEGFLLSLSASEEGKELRNEDKISLQSSHSSSYGVSKGRSQRKASKSPCERLINKGSLSLGSSASLPPQTGNRDNLPMLNTKILYPNIRAGMSGSLPGSSVISRLLIHADPFNSEPENLECYTEKCVMNNYFGIGLDAKISLDFNNKRDEHPEKCRSRTKNMMWYGVLGTKELLHRTYKNLEQKVLLECDGRPIPLPSLQGIAVLNIPSYAGGTNFWGGTKEDDTFTAPSFDDKILEVVAVFGSMQMAVSRVINLQHHRIAQCRTVKIAILGEEGVPVQVDGEAWIQPPGYIWIVHKNRAQTLTRDRAFESTLKSWEDKQKCELSRPSSFSLQPEIMSEEESTQINQFGQAAGALIHSIREIAQSYQDMEQELAHAVNASSKSMDKVYAKSKSTEQLDPPQKEQLQAALADMDLQLRKLADIPWLWQLMEPCDEENQMLDYSKRSRSGKFRLVTKFKKEKNNKNKETHSSMGLPVHLWGTEEVAAWLEHLSLCEYKDIFIRHDVRGSELLHLERRDLKDLGVTKVGHMKRILHGIKELSRSTPASEV from the exons ATTATCACTCCATGTCGGAAGCTCATCCTTTGTGCTGATAACAGAAAAGAGATGGAAGATTGGATCGCAGCACTGAAGACTGTACAAAACCGTGAACATTTTGAG TCTACCCAGTACAGCATGGACCATTTCTCAGGGATGCATAACTGGTACGCCTGCTCACATGCTCGGCCAACATACTGCAACGTGTGTCGGGAGGCATTATCTGGAGTCACATCACATGGGCTCTCATGTGAAG tGTGCAAGTTTAAAGCCCACAAGCGGTGTGCTGTGCGGGCAACCAATAATTGCAAGTGGACAACTCTGGCCTCTATCGGGAAGGATATCATTGAGGATGAAGATGGG ATCTCAATGCCACATCAGTGGTTGGAAGGAAACCTGCCCGTGAGTGCCAAATGCACTGTGTGTGATAAAACCTGTGGCAGTGTTCTGCGTTTGCAAGACTGGCGCTGCCTTTGGTGCAAAGCTATG GTACACACAGCATGTAAAGAGTTGTTGCCAAACAAGTGTCCTCTCGGGCTGTGCAAAGTATCTGTCATTCCTCCTACTGCTCTTAACAGCATTGATTCAGATG GTTTCTGGAAAGCTACTTGTCCCCCTTCTTGCACAAGCCCTTTGTTGGTCTTTGTCAACTCAAAAAGTGGAGACAACCAAGGTGTAAAATTTCTACGAAGATTCAAACAGCTACTGAATCCAGCCCAGGTCTTTGACCTCATGAATGGAGGACCTCACCTTGG TTTACGCTTATTCCAGAAATTTGACACTTTCCGGATTCTAGTTTGTGGTGGGGACGGAAGTGTTGGCTGGGTTCTCTCCGAAATTGATAGCCTCAATCTTCACAAGCAG TGCCAGCTGGGAGTGCTGCCCTTGGGAACAGGGAATGACCTTGCCCGTGTGTTAGGCTGGGGGTCTGCTTGTGATGATGATACCCAGCTCCCGCAGATCCTGGAGAAGCTGGAGAGGGCCAGTACCAAAATGCTGGACAG GTGGAGCATCATGGTGTATGAAACCAAACTCCCTCGCCAGGCCTCCACTTCCACAGTCACTGAAGATTTCAGTGAGGATTCTGAG GTGCAGAAGATTCTCTTCTATGAAGACTCTGTGGCTGCTCATTTGTCCAAAATTTTGACTTCTGACCAACACTCAGTGGTCATCTCCTCAGCCAA GGTGCTTTGTGAGACAGTGAAGGATTTTGTGGCTCGAGTAGGGAAAGCCTATGAGAAGGCAACAGAGAGCTCAGAGGAATCGGAGGTCATGGCCAGGAAG TGCTCTGTCCTGAAGGAGAAGCTGGACTCGTTGCTGAAGACACTGAATGATGAATCTCAAGCATCTTCATCTCTGCCAAACCCTCCTCCCACCATTGCAGAGGAAACCGAAGATGGTGATGGGTCAGGCAGTGCTTGTGATTCTTCTAGCGACCGGTCGGTGGGCTCATCATGTACTGCGCGGCCCCAGATATTTCGTCCCCGAGAACAGCTCATGCTGAGAGCCAATAGCTTGAAAAAAGCCATTCGTCAGATAATAGAACATGCAGAAAAAG CTGTAGATGAGCAGAATGCCCAGACACAGGAACAAGAGGGTTTTCTCCTTAGTCTCTCAGCCTCTGaagaggggaaggagctgaggaacGAGGATAAAATCTCACTGCAGTCATCACACAGCAGCAGCTATGGAGTGTCCAAAGGGAGAAGCCAGCGGAAAG CATCCAAGTCTCCTTGCGAAAGACTAATAAACAAAGGAAGTTTGTCACTGGGCAGCTCTGCATCTCTTCCTCCCCAGACAGGAAACCGGGACAACTTGCCAATGCTGAACACAAAAATCCTCTACCCAA ATATCCGTGCTGGCATGTCTGGTTCTTTGCCTGGGAGCTCCGTCATCAGCCGATTGCTTATCCATGCTGATCCCTTTAACTCTGAGCCTGAAAATCT TGAATGTTACACAGAGAAGTGCGTCATGAATAATTACTTTGGAATTGGACTAGATGCAAAGATTTCTTTGGACTTCAACAACAAACGTGATGAGCACCCAGAGAAATGCAG AAGTCGTACTAAAAACATGATGTGGTATGGAGTATTGGGGACCAAGGAGCTGCTACACAGAACATATAAAAACCTGGAGCAGAAAGTCTTGCTGGAG TGTGATGGGAGGCCAATCCCTTTGCCCAGTCTCCAGGGAATTGCTGTACTCAACATTCCCAGCTACGCCGGAGGCACCAACTTCTGGGGGGGAACCAAGGAAGATGAT ACATTTACAGCCCCCTCCTTTGATGACAAGATTTTGGAGGTGGTAGCAGTGTTTGGTAGCATGCAGATGGCAGTGTCACGAGTGATAAACCTGCAGCATCACCGGATTGCACAG TGTCGGACAGTGAAGATAGCAATCCTTGGAGAAGAGGGAGTTCCTGTGCAAGTGGATGGAGAAGCCTGGATCCAGCCTCCAGGTTACATTTGGATTGTTCATAAGAACAGAGCACAGACCCTCACCCGAGACCGG GCATTTGAGAGCACCCTGAAGTCCTGGGAGGACAAACAGAAGTGTGAGTTGTCCCGaccctcttctttctctctgcaacCAGAGATCATGTCTGAAGAAGAATCCACCCAGATCAACCAGTTTGGTCAAGCTGCAGGTGCTCTGATCCACAG CATTCGGGAAATAGCCCAATCCTATCAGGACATGGAACAGGAGCTTGCCCATGCTGTCAATGCCAGCTCCAAGTCTATGGACAAAGTCTACGCTAAATCCAAGTCTACAGAG CAATTAGATCCTCCACAGAAGGAGCAGCTCCAAGCAGCCCTGGCAGACATGGACCTCCAGCTGAGGAAGCTGGCAGACATCCCTTGGCTGTGGCAGCTTATGGAGCCCTGCGACGAGGAG AACCAAATGCTGGATTATTCTAAACGCAGCCGCAGTGGCAAATTCCGGCTGGTGACCAAGTTTAAAAAggagaagaacaacaaaaataaggaGACTCATAGTAGTATGGGATTGCCGG TTCACCTCTGGGGAACGGAGGAGGTTGCGGCCTGGCTTGAGCATCTCAGTCTTTGTGAGTATAAGGATATCTTCATCCGGCATGACGTCCGGGGCTCTGAGCTCCTGCACCTCGAACGGAGGGACCTCAAG gaCCTGGGTGTGACCAAAGTGGGTCACATGAAGAGGATACTGCACGGGATCAAGGAGCTGAGCCGGAGTACTCCTGCCAGCGAGGTTTAG